In Proteus vulgaris, one DNA window encodes the following:
- the pgpB gene encoding phosphatidylglycerophosphatase B, with translation MNKKITILILLGSILLLSIPSVVLMLGWQWQPTDHPLGGISTLWIADSAAKPWGAISVIVFLVLLFMALKLKRNNFIQLAVIIIATLAVGQLIKVAVKNTVKEPRPYVIWVSSNLHITSEEFYQVSRSEREQLLQNGLANSPVIPGWQLKHWKAETGYAFPSGHSLFAATLALFVFVLFMLCRHYFLATLGLLWGIDVTVGRIVLGMHWASDVIVGILISTVLVWCAFKVIERRLLLKS, from the coding sequence TTGAATAAGAAGATAACAATATTAATTTTATTAGGCAGTATATTGCTCTTGAGCATACCTAGTGTAGTGTTAATGCTGGGTTGGCAATGGCAACCGACTGACCATCCTTTAGGGGGAATAAGCACATTGTGGATAGCAGACAGTGCAGCTAAACCTTGGGGAGCCATTAGTGTTATTGTGTTTTTAGTATTACTGTTTATGGCTTTAAAATTAAAACGTAATAACTTTATTCAATTAGCCGTGATAATTATTGCGACCTTAGCCGTTGGACAATTAATTAAGGTTGCAGTTAAAAATACAGTCAAAGAACCTCGTCCTTATGTTATTTGGGTCAGTAGCAATTTACACATTACATCAGAGGAGTTTTATCAAGTTTCCAGATCAGAGCGGGAACAATTGCTCCAAAATGGATTGGCAAATTCTCCTGTGATCCCAGGATGGCAACTTAAACATTGGAAAGCGGAAACCGGTTATGCTTTTCCATCAGGGCATAGCTTATTTGCAGCAACACTCGCCTTGTTTGTTTTTGTCCTTTTTATGTTGTGCCGTCATTATTTTTTGGCAACACTCGGGTTATTATGGGGAATCGATGTCACTGTAGGGCGTATTGTGTTGGGAATGCACTGGGCATCCGATGTGATTGTAGGTATTCTTATTAGTACTGTGCTGGTTTGGTGTGCATTTAAGGTGATTGAGCGACGTTTATTACTCAAATCCTGA
- a CDS encoding LapA family protein, with protein sequence MKKVLLFILVILVFAIVVIAMTLGSNNDQVVTFNYLIAQGEYRISTLLATLFGVGFILGWIVSGVFYLRARLSLGRAKRKIKRLESAQTKQESQESRPTVASATK encoded by the coding sequence GTGAAAAAAGTCCTACTTTTTATTTTGGTTATTCTTGTTTTTGCCATCGTGGTCATTGCCATGACTTTAGGCTCAAATAACGATCAGGTAGTCACATTCAATTACCTTATTGCTCAAGGTGAATATCGTATTTCTACCTTGTTAGCCACACTGTTTGGTGTAGGCTTTATTCTTGGTTGGATTGTAAGTGGTGTTTTCTATTTGCGCGCCCGTTTATCATTAGGCCGAGCAAAACGTAAGATTAAACGTCTTGAAAGTGCTCAAACCAAACAAGAAAGCCAAGAAAGTCGCCCAACGGTTGCTTCTGCTACGAAATAA
- the lapB gene encoding lipopolysaccharide assembly protein LapB, translating to MLELLFLLLPVAAAYGWYMGRRGAQQDKQQNADRLSREYVAGVNFLLSDQQDKAVDLFLEMLKEDSSAFEAHLTLGNLFRSRGEVERAIRIHQSLMESAALSFEQHLLAVQQLGRDYVAAGVYDRAENMFQQLIDEQEFRQSALQSLLAIYQLTSDWSKAIETAEKLVKLGQHELKEQISHFYCELALQEMSSDNLDSALNFLQKAGQANPLCARVSIMYGRIYIARDEKPKAIEVLMKVIEQDKEMVSETLPMLFECFQTQEDNSRWEAYLRQCVDSNSGAIAELYLADIIEAKEGIEAAQLYINRQLERHPTMRLFYRLMRYHLAEAEEGRAKESLILLRYMVGEQIRTKPDYRCHKCGFTSHALYWHCPSCRSWDTVKPIRGLDGQ from the coding sequence ATGCTAGAATTGCTGTTTCTGTTACTACCTGTCGCGGCAGCTTACGGCTGGTATATGGGGCGTCGTGGCGCCCAACAGGATAAACAGCAGAATGCCGATCGCCTGTCACGAGAATACGTGGCAGGTGTTAACTTCTTACTTTCAGATCAACAAGATAAAGCAGTTGATCTCTTCCTTGAAATGCTTAAAGAAGATAGTTCTGCTTTTGAAGCACATCTTACGTTAGGCAATCTTTTCCGCTCTCGTGGTGAAGTTGAACGCGCAATTCGTATTCACCAATCCTTAATGGAAAGTGCGGCGCTTTCTTTTGAGCAACACCTCCTTGCTGTTCAACAACTTGGCCGTGACTATGTTGCTGCGGGTGTTTACGATCGAGCTGAAAATATGTTCCAGCAACTTATTGATGAGCAAGAGTTTCGCCAAAGTGCGTTACAATCTTTGCTGGCTATTTACCAGTTAACTAGCGATTGGAGCAAAGCCATCGAAACAGCTGAAAAATTAGTAAAATTAGGTCAGCATGAATTAAAAGAACAAATATCACATTTTTACTGTGAATTGGCACTTCAAGAAATGAGTAGTGATAATCTTGATAGTGCACTTAATTTTCTACAAAAAGCAGGCCAAGCAAATCCTCTCTGTGCTCGTGTTTCAATTATGTATGGACGTATTTATATTGCTCGTGATGAGAAACCAAAAGCCATTGAAGTGCTGATGAAAGTTATCGAGCAAGATAAAGAAATGGTGAGTGAAACACTACCTATGCTTTTTGAATGTTTCCAGACACAAGAAGATAATTCTCGTTGGGAGGCGTATTTACGCCAATGTGTTGATAGTAATAGCGGTGCAATTGCTGAACTTTACCTTGCGGATATTATTGAAGCCAAAGAAGGTATTGAAGCCGCTCAGCTTTATATTAATCGACAATTAGAACGCCATCCTACAATGCGACTTTTCTATCGCTTAATGCGTTACCATTTAGCTGAAGCAGAAGAAGGTCGTGCTAAAGAAAGTCTTATCTTATTGCGTTATATGGTTGGTGAACAAATTCGTACCAAACCAGATTATCGTTGTCATAAATGTGGTTTTACCTCTCATGCATTATATTGGCATTGTCCATCCTGTCGTTCATGGGATACCGTTAAACCTATTCGCGGTTTAGATGGTCAGTGA
- the pyrF gene encoding orotidine-5'-phosphate decarboxylase, producing the protein MSFHCDKKSPEFTCAPVIVALDYEDQKSALDFAQRIDPSSCRLKIGKEMFTRFGPQFVTQLQKDGFDIFLDLKFHDIPNTVARAVAAAADLGVWMVNVHACGGSRMMRAAKESLTSYGKDAPLLTAVTVLTSMDKSDLIELGITLTPAEQAERLALLTKSCGLDGVVCSAHEATRFKQVCGDDFLLVTPGIRPAGSDVGDQRRVMTPEQAIAAGVDYMVIGRPITRSDNPLETLQQINRSIL; encoded by the coding sequence ATGTCATTTCATTGTGATAAAAAATCGCCCGAGTTCACCTGCGCGCCCGTTATTGTGGCATTAGACTATGAAGATCAAAAAAGTGCATTAGATTTTGCACAACGTATCGATCCCTCATCTTGCCGTTTAAAAATAGGTAAAGAGATGTTTACCCGTTTTGGACCTCAATTTGTCACACAGTTACAAAAAGACGGTTTTGATATTTTCTTGGATCTAAAATTTCACGATATTCCAAATACAGTTGCAAGAGCCGTTGCAGCCGCAGCTGATTTAGGCGTATGGATGGTGAACGTACATGCCTGTGGTGGCAGTCGCATGATGCGTGCAGCTAAAGAGAGCCTTACATCCTATGGCAAAGATGCACCACTTTTAACAGCCGTAACGGTGTTAACAAGTATGGATAAATCTGATCTGATTGAATTGGGTATAACATTAACACCAGCAGAACAAGCGGAGCGCTTGGCATTGCTGACAAAATCTTGTGGTCTTGATGGTGTTGTTTGCTCTGCACATGAAGCTACACGTTTTAAACAAGTTTGTGGTGATGATTTCTTATTAGTGACACCAGGTATTCGCCCAGCAGGGAGTGATGTCGGTGATCAGCGTCGAGTAATGACACCAGAACAAGCCATTGCTGCAGGCGTTGATTATATGGTGATTGGACGTCCTATTACACGTAGTGATAATCCTCTTGAAACATTACAACAAATTAATCGTTCTATACTCTAA
- the yciH gene encoding stress response translation initiation inhibitor YciH encodes MDNNSRLVYSTDAGRIKEEEQKPVRPVGDGIVRIQRQTSGCKGKGVCVVSGIDLDDAELAKLAAELKKKCGCGGSVKDGLIEIQGDKRDLIKSLLEAKGMKVKLAGG; translated from the coding sequence ATGGATAATAACTCTCGTTTGGTTTATTCCACAGATGCGGGTCGCATTAAAGAAGAAGAACAAAAGCCTGTACGTCCTGTCGGTGATGGTATTGTGCGTATTCAGCGTCAAACTAGTGGGTGCAAAGGTAAAGGTGTTTGTGTTGTTTCAGGTATCGATCTGGATGATGCTGAGCTGGCCAAGCTTGCTGCTGAACTGAAGAAAAAATGTGGCTGTGGTGGTAGTGTAAAAGACGGTTTAATTGAGATCCAAGGTGATAAACGTGATTTAATTAAATCGCTATTAGAAGCCAAAGGAATGAAAGTTAAACTGGCTGGTGGCTGA
- a CDS encoding RNA 2'-phosphotransferase encodes MKDKVQISRFLSYILRHAPESIGLSLDDQGWGEISQLILLAQKKGTPLTIEIINDVVKTNDKKRFAISEDGLFIRAVQGHSLKTTVDYQAITPPKILYHGTATRFIDSIFNQGLIPNGRQYVHLSQDHKTAVNVGNRHGKAVVLIVDSEKMFSDGFEFYQADNGVWLTLSVPVKYLKIEEKE; translated from the coding sequence ATGAAAGATAAAGTACAAATTAGCCGTTTTTTAAGCTATATATTGCGACACGCTCCTGAAAGTATCGGTTTATCACTTGATGATCAAGGATGGGGTGAAATATCACAATTGATCTTGTTAGCGCAGAAAAAAGGCACACCACTAACCATTGAAATTATTAACGATGTGGTTAAAACGAATGATAAAAAACGTTTCGCTATTTCAGAAGATGGGCTTTTTATTCGTGCCGTTCAAGGACACTCTCTTAAGACTACCGTTGATTACCAAGCTATTACTCCTCCTAAAATACTTTATCACGGCACAGCAACTCGCTTTATCGACAGTATTTTTAATCAAGGTTTAATACCTAATGGTCGCCAATATGTTCATTTATCACAAGATCACAAAACTGCCGTGAATGTCGGCAATCGTCATGGAAAAGCTGTTGTTTTAATTGTTGATAGTGAAAAAATGTTTAGTGACGGTTTTGAATTTTATCAGGCTGATAATGGTGTATGGTTAACACTTTCCGTGCCTGTGAAATATCTAAAAATCGAAGAGAAAGAATAA